From the Kribbella sp. CA-293567 genome, the window GGTCAAGGACCTCGATCCGCTGGATCCTGCCGACTTCGCGAAGACGACCAGCTTCCTGTGGCGGATCGGGTTCGACGCGCAGTACAAGGCGCCCGGTACGAACGCGAAGAACCTGCGCGCTGCCTTCGACGTGGCCGCGGCTCAGGCCGTCGAATCGAACTGGGCGGTGGAGAGCGGCTACACCGACTCGAAGAACTCCCCTGACTTCGCCGGCGAGCTGGCCACCCGGCTGTCGGACGGGCCGGTGCAGCTGATCTTCGGTTTCTACCAGCCCAAGTCCAGCGGAGTGCAGCGTGACAGCGGCCACATCGTGACCGTCACGGGGGCGAAGGGCGCGTTCGGCGGCAACGAGCTGGTCATCACCTACGCCGACCCGTCGCTGGCCGGTGACAACACCAGTCCCGACAAGTTCAAGACCCAGTCGCAGTACCGGTCGGAAACGGCGACGCTGAAGAAGACCCTGATCAAGGAATACGTCCCGGCCGACAAGTCCTGGCGCTCGGTCTACCGCTGGAAGCTCAGCGGCGTCGACTACAACACCACGCTGACCCCGATGGTGGAGTCCTTCAACTGGTTCGACCTGAACCAGAAGGGCTAGCAGAGGCACTAGGTAGTACCTACTTAATGCGGCTCCGGATTGTTTCCGCCCGGGGCTGCACCGACAGTGATGGCCCGCCCACACTTCGGAGGTAGCGATGCGTAAGAGAACGTTCCTGGGGGTCCTGGCCGCGTCCGCGCTGCTGCTGGCCGGGCAGGGTCCGGCCGCGGCAGCACCGGTCGGCCGGATCCTCAACGAGGGAGCGCCGGACACCATCCCCGGTCGCTACATCGTCGGCCTGTACGGCGGAACGTCGCTGACCGCCTCGGCCGAGTCGCTGGTGGCCGGTGAGGCCCGCACCCTCACCGGCCGGTACGGCGGCAAGATCGGCTACGTGTACTCCGCGAGCCTGCGCGGCTTCTCGGCGGCCATGTCCGAGCAGCAGGCCAAGCGCCTGGCCGCCGACCCGAAGGTCGAGTTCGTCCAGCAGTCCTTGTGGGTGCGCAGGGCAACAGTGCCGACCGCCAACATCTACGGGGCCTCCCGCCCGGCCGCCAACATCTACGGCGCGGTCCGTGGCGCCACCCGGCAACTGCCGGCCGGCGAGCAGCCGAACCCGCCGTCCTGGGGACTCGACCGGATCGACGGCGTGAAGGACCGCACCTACAAGTACCCGAACACCGGCACCGGCGTGACGGTCTACAACACCGACTCCGAGCTCAACACCGACCACGCCGCCTTCGAGGGCCGGGCCCGGTCCGGCTACGACTTCGTCGACGAGGACGCCGAGGTCAACGAGTGCAAGAACCAGTTCGACCAGGGCCACGGCACCCACACCGCCGGGACGTCGAGCAGCGAGGCGTACGGCGTCGCCAAGGACGTCACCGTGGTCGGCGTCAAGGTGCTCGGCTGTGACGGCAACGCGCCTGACGCCGACTCGATCCAGGGCGTCGAGTGGGTCACCAGGAACGCCGTCAAACCCGCCGTCGCCAACGCGAGCTGGACCTCCGGCGGCGCCTACGCCGACCCCGAGGGCGTCAACCGGGCGGTCAAGGCCTCGATCGCGTCGGGGATCACCTGGGTGGTTGCTGCCGGCAACGACAACGGTGGCAACGCCTGTACGCCGAGCCCGGCCAAGGTGCCCGAGGCGATCACGGTCGCGTCCACCGACGAGAACGACAACCGGTCCAGCTTCTCCAACCTGGGCAGTTGCGTCGACCTGTTCGCGCCCGGTGGCAACATCACCTCGGCCAGCAACTCCAGCAACACCGGCTCCAAGGGCATGTCCGGTACGTCGATGGCGGCACCGCACGTCACCGGCGCGTCGGCGCTGTACCTCGCGGCGAACCCGTCCGCGACCCCGCAGCAGGTCCGTGACGGACTCGTCTCGCAGGCCCTGAGCGGTGTGGTGAAGAACCCCGGGACCGGTTCACCGAACAAGCTGCTCGACGTCAGCAAGATCGGTGGCTCCGGCCCGCCGCCGGCCGGCGTACCGGTCGCGGCGTTCACCTCGAACTGCACGGACTCGACGCTGGAGTGCTCGTTCGACGGGTCGGGTTCCAAGGACGAGGGCGGTTCGATCGCGACGTACCGGTGGGACTTCGGCGACGGCACCACCGGCGACGGGGTGAAGCCGGCCGCGCACAAGTACGCCAAGGCCGGGAGCTACAGCGTCAAGCTGACGGTCACCGACAACGAGGGCAAGACCGACGACGAGGTCAGGGCCGTGCAGGTCGGACAGAGCGCCGGCAGCCCGCCGGTGGCCGCCTTCTCGGTCAGTTGCTTCTACCAGAAGTGCGACTTCGACGCGGCGACCTCCCGTGACCCGGACAACGACATCGCCGGCTACGCATGGAAGTTCGGCGACAACCAGACCGGAACCGGGGCGAAGCTCTCGCACAACTACCCGGCCGCGCAGGCGACCTACACGGCCCAGTTGACCGTCACGGACCGGGCCGGCAACTCGGCTGCCGTGACCAGGAAGATCCAGTGCTACAGCGTGGGTGCCCAGGCGCTCTGCTTCGCCTCCTGACACAGCTTCGCCCCGGGAGCGCCAGAGCTTCCCGGGGCGAAGTGCGCGTTCTTCGGTACTACGACTCGTCGGCCTTGCGGACCCACACCTCGCGGATGATCAGCAGGATCGCCGCCGCCGTCGGGATGGCCAGCAGCGCGCCGACCACACCGAGCAGCGCGCCACCGAGCAGGGCCGCGATCACCGTGACGGCGCCGGGGATGTCGACCGCGCGGCGCATGATCCGCGGCGCGACGACGTAGTTCTCGACCTGCTGGTAGACGATTCCGTAGGCCAGGCAGGCGATGCCGACCCAGAGCCCGGCGGTGAAACCGATCAGCGCGACCAGCACGACGCCGATCAGCCCACCGACCATCGGGATGAACGCGGTGAACATCACCACGATCGCCAGCGCCACGGCGTACTGCCCGAGGCCGACGATCTCCAGGAAGATGAACATGAAGATGCCGGCACACGCCGCCACCAGGAACTGGCCGCTGACGTAGCCGCCGACCCGGTTGAGCACCTCGTCGCCAAGGATCGAGACCCGGTTGCGCCGGCTGGCCGGCACCAGGCTGTACGCCGCGCGCTTCACCGACGGCAGCGAGGCCAGGAAGTACAGCGTCAGGATCAGGATCGTGAACGCCGAGAACAGCGCGTTCGCGACCACCTTGCCGACCCCGAGAACGCCG encodes:
- a CDS encoding S8 family serine peptidase translates to MRKRTFLGVLAASALLLAGQGPAAAAPVGRILNEGAPDTIPGRYIVGLYGGTSLTASAESLVAGEARTLTGRYGGKIGYVYSASLRGFSAAMSEQQAKRLAADPKVEFVQQSLWVRRATVPTANIYGASRPAANIYGAVRGATRQLPAGEQPNPPSWGLDRIDGVKDRTYKYPNTGTGVTVYNTDSELNTDHAAFEGRARSGYDFVDEDAEVNECKNQFDQGHGTHTAGTSSSEAYGVAKDVTVVGVKVLGCDGNAPDADSIQGVEWVTRNAVKPAVANASWTSGGAYADPEGVNRAVKASIASGITWVVAAGNDNGGNACTPSPAKVPEAITVASTDENDNRSSFSNLGSCVDLFAPGGNITSASNSSNTGSKGMSGTSMAAPHVTGASALYLAANPSATPQQVRDGLVSQALSGVVKNPGTGSPNKLLDVSKIGGSGPPPAGVPVAAFTSNCTDSTLECSFDGSGSKDEGGSIATYRWDFGDGTTGDGVKPAAHKYAKAGSYSVKLTVTDNEGKTDDEVRAVQVGQSAGSPPVAAFSVSCFYQKCDFDAATSRDPDNDIAGYAWKFGDNQTGTGAKLSHNYPAAQATYTAQLTVTDRAGNSAAVTRKIQCYSVGAQALCFAS